The following are encoded together in the Corticium candelabrum chromosome 1, ooCorCand1.1, whole genome shotgun sequence genome:
- the LOC134176386 gene encoding glutathione hydrolase 1 proenzyme-like: MSLLVVHIPLVFTVALSVNVFKSDAASFYKNSGWYPHAAVAADAPVCSSAGTSILKKNGNAVDAAVATQICQGVVNFEASGLGGGGFMLIYNRSTGKTEAIDFRENAPMNAYKTMLLQKDSKPTLTTGVPGELRGMEMAWKKYGQLPWAILFEPGISIAENGFKVTKAVAMGIASSKDSILKNPAAWSLKQILAPNGTFLQEGDMMKRPTLAKTLRLIAEQGADVLYNGSLTSQLVEDINAAGANFTVDDFHNYTAMSLSPLVGKFQNMTVLGMPPPGSGAVLQLILGILDLYNMTPSDFGLLSYQRTIEAFKFAYAQRVHLADPAFVPGIRSQVDFMMDPNTAKKMKEMISDNATYPPSYYNITHNVHDKFGTCHFSVVDQDGSAVAVTTTINTSFGSLVRSNTTGIIFNNEMLDFSTPNRTDIWGLPPNSINFIEPSKRAQSSMSPTILVDASGQTAMVTGASGGTRIISTAALITSGHFIYDQCLVEATNMSRVHHQLLPDFIFMEPGFPEDIKKGLEKIGHRVKYILLGDKYFSDIQSIVRDSDTGILNAVCDNRKGGQPDGF, translated from the exons ATGTCGTTGCTCGTGGTTCACATACCGTTGGTTTTTACAGTGGCTCTATCGGTGAATGTTTTCAAATCTGATGCTGCTTCCTTCTACAAGAATTCAGGATGGTATCCTCATGCTGCTGTCGCTGCTGACGCACCAGTGTGCTCTTCAGCTGGAACATCAATTCTCAAGAAAAATGGCAACGCTGTTGATGCTGCTGTGGCGACGCAAATATGCCAAG GAGTGGTCAATTTTGAGGCATCTGGTCTAGGAGGAGGAGGCTTCATGCTAATatacaacagatcaacaggaAAAACTGAAGCAATAGACTTCAGAGAAAATGCACCAATGAATGCTTATAAAACCATGCTACTGCAAAAAGACAGCAAACCAACACTAACTACAGGTGTTCCCGGAGAATTACGAGGAATGGAAATGGCATGGAAGAAGTATGGCCAACTGCCATGGGCAATCCTCTTTGAACCAGGCATTTCTATTGCAGAAAACGGTTTCAAGGTTACAAAAGCTGTGGCAATGGGTATCGCCTCCTCAAAGGATTCAATCCTTAAGAATCCAGCAGCTTGGAGTCTTAAACAAATTTTAGCACCCAATGGGACATTTTTACAAGAAGGTGACATGATGAAGAGACCAACACTAGCTAAAACACTTAGACTGATTGCTGAACAAGGTGCTGATGTTTTGTACAATGGAAGTCTGACATCTCAGCTTGTCGAGGATATCAATGCAGCCGGAGCTAACTTCACTGTCGATGATTTCCATAACTACACAGCCATGAGTTTATCTCCACTTGTTGGGAAATTTCAGAACATGACAGTATTGGGTATGCCACCACCTGGCAGCGGAGCCGTGCTTCAACTCATTCTTGGCATCTTAGATCTCTACAATATGACTCCCAGTGACTTCGGCCTTCTCTCCTACCAACGAACTATCGAAGCATTTAAGTTTGCCTATGCTCAACGTGTTCATCTAGCCGATCCTGCATTTGTGCCGGGCATTCGCAGTCAGGTTGATTTCATGATGGATCCTAACACTGCAAAGAAAATGAAGGAGATGATTAGTGATAATGCCACGTACCCTCCTTCATACTACAATATCACACATAACGTACACGACAAATTTGGAACGTGTCATTTCAGTGTTGTTGACCAGGATGGAAGTGCGGTTGCAGTAACTACAACAATCAACACCTCATTCGGAAGTCTTGTGAGATCCAACACTACTGGGATTATTTTCAACAATGAAATGCTCGACTTCTCGACACCAAATCGTACAGACATCTGGGGTCTGCCACCAAACtctataaattttattgaGCCCAGCAAACGAGCTCAGTCATCAATGTCACCAACAATTCTCGTCGATGCGTCAGGTCAAACTGCAATGGTTACGGGTGCTTCTGGAGGAACCAGAATTATCAGCACTGCTGCATTAATTACATCTGGGCATTTCATTTACGACCAATGTCTGGTAGAAGCAACCAACATGTCACGTGTTCACCACCAACTACTGCCTGATTTTATCTTTATGGAGCCTGGCTTTCCGGAAGACATTAAAAAGGGTCTAGAAAAGATCGGACATCGGGTGAAGTACATCTTACTTGGTGATAAGTACTTCTCAGATATACAAAGCATTGTAAGGGATTCTGACACTGGAATACTCAATGCAGTGTGTGACAATAGGAAGGGTGGGCAACCTGACGGTTTCTAG
- the LOC134185761 gene encoding F-box/WD repeat-containing protein 5-like gives MWQSLPDEVLLGVFSFMSDRASLNAGLTCRGWFKVSRDNLLWKKRLYAKYAPTQLLDASLEPFRDDSQSSFLSVYKSFEQEVPRVCIQTLTFHNDEVLHVSFSNNGRFVCSSSKDARAAIWTVTDQLQLERYDVINFSDYRVVGVPWLHVQYSEFNADDTMLLVSACGMLGDSNRGEVAVYDMQLKQVIGLYKNNPFDLAGTWLDDTTVVHGQLRFVGERMTDTVVSASDVVSNVQPDSKEIGCFRCINGAYLRQLRILTFKTAEYLESGDDHCRALLYTLGESYYSPHQLGCCVIPASASYSDSVKKASGKGFLAVEFNGHVIGLAVSTDQQYLYVNCRSFTDDHVEPGPSVGPPIVSDVAMRVYRLKSPMEWEHIQTLSGHRCFTEAENCFFIYLDVGKHYVASGAEDKQVHIWHRQSGARVACLAGHDDVVNSVALNPSNPGMLVSGSDDYTVKVWLSRMLTRLDSSHPTLNRL, from the exons ATGTGGCAGAGTTTACCTGACGAAGTACTGCTCGGTGTTTTTTCCTTTATGTCCGACCGAGCTTCGCTAAATGCAGGTCTCACATGTCGTGGTTGGTTCAAGGTTAGTCGTGACAATTTGCTATGGAAAAAGCGTCTCTACGCGAAATACGCTCCCACACAACTCCTCGACGCATCACTCGAGCCGTTTAGAGATGATTCGCAGTCGTCCTTCTTGTCTGTGTACAAATCATTCGAACAAGAAGTTCCTAGAGTGTGTATTCAGACACTAACTTTCCACAACGACGAGGTTCTTCACGTTTCGTTCTCCAACAACGGGCGATTTGTGTGTAGTTCATCAAAAGACGCCAGAGCAGCCATATGGACCGTCACCGATCAGCTGCAGTTGGAGAGATACGATGTTATCAACTTTTCAGACTATCGTGTCGTCGGTGTACCATGGCTGCATGTTCAGTATTCCGAATTCAATGCAGACGACACGATGTTGCTTGTGTCTGCTTGTGGGATGTTGGGTGACAGTAATAGAGGCGAGGTTGCCGTCTATGACATGCAGTTGAAACAAGTCATTGGGCTGTATAAGAACAATCCTTTTGATTTAGCGGGCACTTGGCTAGACGATACAACAGTCGTGCATGGACAACTTCGATTTGTTGGTGAACGGATGACAGACACTGTTGTGTCTGCTAGTGACGTGGTCTCTAATGTACAACCTGACAGCAAGGAAATTGGTTGCTTTAGATGTATCAATGGTGCTTACTTGAGACAACTCCGCATACTGACTTTTAAAACAGCAGAGTATCTCGAATCTGGAGATGATCATTGTCGAGCATTGCTGTATACACTCGGTGAGAGCTACTATTCACCGCACCAGTTAGGATGTTGTGTTATTCCAGCCAGTGCTAGTTATTCCGATTCCGTAAAAAAGGCATCAGGAAAAGGCTTCTTAGCTGTAGAATTCAACGGTCACGTTATCGGACTAGCTGTGTCTACTGATCAGCAGTATTTGTACGTCAATTGTCGATCGTTTACAGATGACCACGTGGAGCCGGGTCCTTCCGTCGGTCCTCCCATTGTGTCCGATGTTGCCATGAGGGTTTATCGATTGAAAAGTCCTATGGAATGGGAACACATCCAAACTTTATCAGGTCATCGTTGTttcacagaagcagagaactGCTTCTTCATATACCTGGACGTAGGAAAGCACTACGTTGCAAG TGGAGCAGAAGACAAGCAGGTTCACATCTGGCATCGGCAGTCAGGGGCGAGAGTTGCATGTCTTGCAGGACACGATGACGTCGTTAATTCTGTGGCATTAAATCCTAGCAATCCTGGTATGTTGGTATCTGGCAGTGATGACTACACTGTGAAAGTTTGGCTCTCTAGAATGCTGACTAGACTGGATAGTAGTCACCCTACACTGAATAGGCTGTAA
- the LOC134188493 gene encoding synaptosomal-associated protein 29-like, giving the protein MAGRSRAEMQLLKEERERRMQESSERCLGLVENCLHVGTATATELYTQGETLNRTEQKLDDIEEDLKTTSHHLRGIRSVFASLFSRSPKTEKENDRMVSKEVPVERLDTDLMRQKANDLAWDASSSGCEDAVDRNLVGVQRGLEHAKVLALELGNELDRQNSQVERIAEKTDKVNDQIIGQDIQIKKILRK; this is encoded by the coding sequence ATGGCTGGTAGGTCTAGAGCTGAAATGCAGCTTCTGAAGGAGGAACGGGAGCGTCGGATGCAGGAAAGCAGTGAAAGGTGTCTAGGTCTCGTTGAAAATTGTCTTCACGTTGGTACCGCAACTGCCACCGAGCTCTACACACAGGGAGAAACTCTCAATCGCACTGAACAAAAATTGGATGACATCGAAGAAGATCTGAAGACGACGAGCCATCACCTACGCGGTATTCGTAGCGTCTTCGCGTCGTTGTTTTCGAGGAGTCCTAAAACTGAAAAAGAAAACGATAGAATGGTTTCAAAGGAAGTTCCAGTTGAGAGATTGGATACTGATTTGATGAGGCAGAAAGCGAATGACTTGGCGTGGGACGCTTCCAGTAGTGGGTGTGAGGATGCTGTTGACAGGAACTTGGTAGGTGTACAGAGAGGACTGGAACATGCAAAGGTTTTGGCTTTGGAACTGGGAAATGAGTTGGATCGGCAGAATTCTCAGGTTGAGAGAATAGCTGAAAAGACAGATAAAGTGAATGATCAGATCATTGGCCAGGACATTCAGATCAAGAAGATACTGAGAAAGTAA
- the LOC134176397 gene encoding cadherin EGF LAG seven-pass G-type receptor 2-like — MCRQWNEKKPHCMGNRMAMIYPDVKLPQAEAKVHMSPAVMSRRRRICQSRTTQYSQTNGRTRVLWRRETLDSNLSCHRRRKRVQTSCRSEATDSGRAVEPKRAHRMTQIERVWLLQVTLLGVLTATMEAGTVPNNYAPKFTQKIYSQSVPEDVPVGKVVLLVRALDKDPGSVVKYDFSSSFPPSAFSINKTSGEISVAHTLDRETEFSYYIPVVALDDGIPQKSGSALVSITVRDANDNRPAFSPAYYSTEVNDILPIGQSILTLTAVDKDIHHNAALKYQIVGGDELNATFSVTSNGDIVLLRKLDFTRWRFYNLSVQAIDTGDSPLMSRNNAVVLITVITNRFLVPQFTLSHYLFMTREDVTVPYLVGEIDAIYFNPRTGHDNDDVLYQIESGNSAGNFHVSASGNLSVVKSLDREADPVWRLVVSATDVLNRSISNMTVVEVSVLDVNDNKPVLLPRGLLDATVLESAVINHTIVQFTCSDDDTGPNGDVALSLQDPTSAFGLTGNDLVLKKQPLVLSNSTFNLTVLCSDFGFPSLISQTLVRVHVINVNMHSPVFDKQTYFTRISENAQIGTSVVKVYAADKDNGQDGKIVYSLTGSHLFTIDPRTGIVYTDKSLDRETKEKYTLQVVATDQGVPSHSGSTVLTVMVDDVNDNGPRCERAVYDVYVSENANEVVNVNCVDRDLNAQPIYRVVEESDPDVFGIEVKGIVVVKNDLSQRTPVYYWLKIQVEDSNPLVQTQTVNLTVFIHVNRSNDFPPVFEHGGVFKWDVPEQTAVDTTVNRVTANDDDVGPDGQIRYSLVGGTGRHSFSVNATDGSIRLERQLSIRNGDSLLTLIVEAIDQAVSHSSRKTDKAEVTFKIIDVSPRIELVAKTVNVWRSAQVGTSVVNATCISTVSNDKEVRFSLLGLNRITGFLTVDTQGNVKVNKLLGDLNLGNYSVTVSCQDNNSYRSSASFVLTLAEPIAVTASVSPSEKFMSMEPTSKPTYLMSSGDGVGPTVRSPDSSSETLIVAVIGSICGVLVIVLVMMVAVIVRWRTEHGSYKPGKEKPRKNLNNELTEVTLQKVDKHKDIEMDTIGRDKKESHNSLHSVNSLPVIRQGSGIDGVIEEETSSQTSPLRVPTVQSSGHMACSLTGLRGKHGFLTPSQRHRWSSAPVQDQTRFHSLQNSMAEIGAIDLRRLSLGSSFTDGISTVSAPAPVERAFSAVSVRSESLV; from the exons TGGAATGAGAAGAAGCCTCATTGCATGGGAAACAGGATGGCGATGATATATCCGGATGTCAAATTACCACAAGCTGAGGCGAAAGTACACATGTCTCCTGCAGTCATGTCGCGCCGCCGTCGTATTTG TCAATCGCGAACTACCCAGTACAGCCAAACAAACGGGCGCACACGAGTTTTGTGGAGACGCGAGACATTGGATTCAAACTTGTCCTGCCATCGGCGTAGGAAGCGTGTTCAAACTAGCTGTCGAAGCGAAGCGACGGATTCGGGGCGTGCAGTCGAGCCGAAGAGGGCTCATAGAATGACTCAAATTGAACGTGTCTGGCTTCTTCAAGTGACGCTGCTCGGCGTTCTGACAGCCACGATGGAAG CTGGTACTGTTCCCAACAACTATGCTCCCAAGTTTACCCAGAAGATCTACTCTCAGAGTGTACCTGAAGATGTACCAGTGGGCAAGGTGGTTCTTCTGGTTAGAGCGTTAGACAAGGATCCAGGCTCTGTTGTGAAGTACGACTTCTCGAGCTCTTTTCCTCCGTCTGCTTTCAGCATCAATAAGACTAGCGGAGAAATATCTGTGGCTCATACTCTGGATAGAGAAACTGAGTTTTCTTATTACATTCCAGTTGTGGCCTTGGATGATGGAATTCCTCAGAAATCAGGAAGTgctcttgtttctattacagTACGAGATGCCAATGACAACAGACCCGCTTTCTCTCCCGCCTACTACAGCACAGAGGTCAATGACATCTTGCCCATTGGCCAAAGCATTCTAACACTGACAGCAGTAGATAAGGACATTCATCACAATGCTGCTCTCAAGTACCAAATTGTGGGAGGTGATGAGTTAAATGCAACGTTCAGTGTTACATCTAATGGAGACATTGTGCTCTTGAGGAAATTAGACTTCACCAGATGGAGATTCTATAATCTCTCTGTCCAGGCCATAGACACAGGAGACAGTCCTCTAATGAGCAGAAACAATGCTGTAGTGCTCATTACTGTTATCACTAATAGGTTCTTAGTCCCACAATTTACTCTTTCACATTATTTGTTCATGACTAGAGAAGATGTCACTGTACCCTACCTTGTTGGTGAGATTGATGCTATTTACTTTAATCCCAGGACTGGtcatgataatgatgatgtcCTATACCAAATTGAGTCTGGAAACTCAGCTGGGAACTTTCATGTAAGTGCATCAGGAAACCTCAGTGTTGTGAAGTCTCTCGATAGAGAGGCAGATCCTGTATGGAGACTTGTAGTTTCAGCAACAGATGTACTAAACAGGTCAATTTCAAACATGACTGTTGTGGAAGTCTCAGTGCTGGACGTCAATGACAATAAGCCAGTTTTGCTACCTAGAGGATTATTGGATGCTACTGTCCTTGAGAGTGCTGTTATCAATCATACTATTGTCCAGTTTACATGTTCAGATGATGACACCGGACCGAATGGGGATGTAGCACTGTCGTTACAAGATCCAACTAGCGCATTCGGTCTTACTGGCAACGATCTAGTTCTAAAGAAACAACCACTGGTGTTGTCTAATTCAACTTTTAATTTGACTGTTCTTTGCTCTGACTTTGGTTTTCCTTCTCTCATTTCACAAACTCTAGTTAGAGTGCATGTTATTAATGTAAACATGCACTCCCCTgtttttgacaaacagacttaTTTCACTCGAATTTCAGAAAATGCACAAATTGGCACTTCTGTGGTCAAAGTATATGCAGCAGACAAAGATAATGGACAAGATGGAAAGATAGTGTACAGTTTGACAGGATCACACCTGTTTACAATAGATCCAAGGACTGGAATTGTTTACACAGACAAGTCATTAGATAGGGAGACCAAAGAAAAGTACACACTTCAAGTTGTGGCCACTGATCAAGGTGTGCCAAGTCATTCTGGATCTACTGTACTGACAGTCATGGTTGATGATGTCAATGACAATGGACCTCGTTGTGAACGTGCTGTGTATGATGTGTATGTATCTGAGAATGCAAACGAAGTTGTGAATGTGAACTGTGTGGACAGAGATCTGAATGCACAGCCGATATATCGTGTGGTGGAGGAAAGCGATCCCGACGTGTTTGGAATAGAGGTGAAGGGAATCGTGGTGGTGAAAAACGATCTCAGTCAACGGACACCTGTATATTATTGGCTTAAAATTCAAGTCGAGGACTCTAATCCTTTAGTTCAGACGCAGACAGTCAATTTGACAGTTTTTATCCATGTTAATCGCAGTAACGACTTTCCACCagtatttgagcatgggggtGTCTTCAAGTGGGATGTTCCTGAACAAACTGCTGTGGACACGACAGTGAACCGTGTAACTgctaatgatgatgatgtgggTCCTGATGGTCAGATTCGATATTCTCTTGTTGGTGGAACGGGACGACACAGCTTCAGTGTCAATGCCACAGATGGTAGTATTCGATTGGAAAGACAACTGAGTATTAGAAATGGCGACTCACTCCTCACATTGATAGTTGAAGCCATTGACCAGGCTGTTTCTCATAGTTCAAGGAAAACTGACAAAGCCGAAGTAACTTTTAAGATTATTGATGTGAGTCCTCGGATAGAGTTGGTAGCAAAGACTGTGAATGTATGGAGATCTGCACAAGTCGGCACCTCTGTTGTAAATGCAACTTGCATTTCTACTGTTTCCAATGACAAAGAGGTCAGATTCAGTCTACTTGGATTGAATCGGATTACAGGATTTCTTACTGTTGATACTCAAGGAAATGTAAAAGTGAACAAATTGCTTGGTGATTTGAATCTTGGCAATTACTCTGTTACTGTGTCATGTCAAGACAATAATTCTTATCGTTCTTCTGCTTCATTTGTGTTGACCTTAGCAGAGCCAATAGCTGTGACTGCATCAGTGTCTCCATCAGAAAAATTCATGTCAATGGAACCCACATCAAAACCAACATATTTGATGAGTTCTGGTGATGGTGTAGGCCCAACTGTTAGGTCACCTGATTCATCCAGCGAGACTCTCATTGTTGCAGTTATTGGGTCTATATGTGGGGTTCTGGTGATTGTCCTGGTCATGATGGTAGCAGTGATAGTGAGATGGAGGACAGAACATGG GTCATACAAACCTGGAAAGGAGAAACCCAggaaaaatttaaataatgaACTGACAGAAGTTACTTTACAAAA agtggacaaacacaaagataTTGAAATGGATACCATTGGAAGAGACAAGAAGGAGTCACATAATAG CTTACACAGTGTCAATAGCCTTCCTGTGATAAGGCAGGGGTCTGGCATTGATGGGGTCATAGAGGAAGAGACATCCTCTCAGACATCTCCACTGAGAGTGCCCACCGTGCAGTCATCTGGACACAT GGCTTGCTCATTGACAGGACTAAGAGGAAAGCATGGCTTTCTAACTCCCAGCCAGCGGCACAGATGGTCCTCTGCTCCAGTTCAAGACCAAACACGATTTCATTCTCTGCAGAATAGCATGGCGGAGATTGGTGCTATAGATCT CCGGAGACTCAGTCTTGGCTCCAGTTTTACAGATGGCATTTCTACAGTCAGTGCACCAGCACCAGTAGAAAGAGCATTCAGTGCTGTGAGTGTACGAAG TGAATCCCTGGTTTGA